A region of Pseudomonas saponiphila DNA encodes the following proteins:
- the istA gene encoding IS21 family transposase, translated as MAAPRVAMRNIKECLRLKFEAGLSHEKIARALQLSKGVVSKYIAAARVAGLDWPALVAMDEAALAAALFAPTSTNKPRGERVLPDVLSIHRELRRKGVTLQLLWEEYLAAHAGQPTYRYTQFVEHYRRYAQTLKRSMRQLHRAGEKLFIDYAGPTLPVVDPATGEVRRAHIFVAALGASNYTYACATPGETQVDWLTSLGQALTYFGGVPEMVVPDNPRALVAQPDRYEPGLNRATLECARHYQTVILPARPRKPQDKAKAEVAVQVVERWIMARLRHRQFFSLHALNQAIAELLEDLNRRPFKRLDGCRRDWFERLDRPALRALPVHPYEVATFKRCKVSIDYHIEVNGSFYSVPSALARQNVDVRLTAHTLEVLHGNRRVASHLLLGRRGAYSTQREHMPAAHQAHREWTPQRLLDWGARIGPYTRQLIDHQLTHKPHPEMGYRACLGLLSLARRYGNARLEAAAERAVHLRAFTGRSVRNLLQQGLDQQPLPQRAAETTLPGDHENVRGADYYQPPQQELFDDAATHPESTAPATPGRHGPRPGRAMDAAGQPQPELR; from the coding sequence ATGGCGGCGCCGCGAGTAGCCATGCGAAACATCAAAGAATGTCTGCGCCTCAAGTTTGAGGCCGGCTTGTCCCACGAGAAGATTGCCCGTGCCTTGCAGCTGTCCAAGGGCGTGGTTAGCAAGTACATCGCGGCGGCGCGGGTGGCCGGGCTGGACTGGCCGGCGCTGGTGGCCATGGACGAGGCCGCGCTGGCGGCCGCCTTGTTTGCACCGACGTCGACGAACAAGCCGCGCGGTGAGCGAGTGCTGCCCGATGTGCTGAGCATCCACCGCGAGTTGCGACGCAAGGGCGTGACCTTGCAGCTGCTGTGGGAGGAATATCTCGCCGCGCATGCGGGCCAGCCGACCTACCGCTACACCCAGTTCGTCGAGCACTACCGGCGCTACGCCCAGACGCTCAAACGTTCGATGCGTCAGCTGCACCGTGCGGGCGAGAAGCTATTCATCGACTATGCCGGGCCGACGCTGCCGGTGGTCGACCCGGCCACCGGCGAAGTGCGCCGGGCGCACATCTTCGTCGCCGCCCTGGGCGCCTCGAATTACACCTATGCCTGCGCGACGCCAGGCGAAACCCAGGTGGACTGGCTGACCTCGCTGGGCCAGGCTCTGACCTACTTTGGCGGCGTGCCGGAAATGGTTGTGCCGGACAATCCGCGCGCCCTGGTCGCCCAGCCGGATCGCTACGAGCCGGGCCTGAACCGGGCCACGCTGGAGTGCGCGCGTCATTACCAGACGGTGATCCTGCCGGCACGGCCACGCAAGCCTCAGGACAAGGCCAAGGCCGAGGTGGCGGTGCAGGTGGTCGAGCGCTGGATCATGGCGCGGCTGCGCCATCGGCAGTTCTTCAGCCTGCATGCGCTTAACCAGGCCATCGCCGAGCTGCTGGAGGATCTGAATCGGCGCCCGTTCAAGCGGCTCGATGGCTGCCGGCGCGACTGGTTCGAGCGCCTGGATCGCCCGGCCTTGCGAGCGCTGCCGGTGCATCCCTACGAGGTCGCCACCTTCAAGCGCTGCAAGGTCAGCATCGACTACCACATCGAGGTCAATGGCAGCTTCTACAGCGTGCCCTCCGCCCTGGCCCGGCAGAACGTGGACGTGCGACTGACGGCACACACCCTGGAAGTGCTGCATGGCAACCGGCGGGTGGCCAGCCACCTGCTGCTGGGGCGACGCGGCGCTTACAGTACCCAGCGCGAGCACATGCCCGCGGCGCACCAGGCGCATCGCGAATGGACGCCACAACGCCTGCTCGACTGGGGCGCGCGGATCGGCCCCTACACGCGCCAACTGATCGATCACCAACTGACCCACAAGCCGCACCCGGAGATGGGCTACCGCGCCTGCCTCGGCCTGCTCTCGCTGGCCCGGCGCTATGGCAATGCACGCCTGGAAGCCGCTGCCGAACGTGCCGTACACCTGCGCGCCTTCACCGGGCGCAGCGTGCGCAACCTGCTCCAGCAAGGCCTGGATCAACAGCCGCTGCCCCAGCGTGCCGCCGAAACGACCTTACCCGGCGACCACGAGAACGTCCGTGGCGCCGACTACTACCAACCCCCGCAACAGGAGCTGTTCGATGATGCCGCAACACACCCTGAATCAACTGCACCAGCTACGCCTGGAC
- the pmbA gene encoding metalloprotease PmbA, translated as MSAAQSVGPQALPALQEQVEQIVAEAKRQGASACEVAVSLEQGLSTSVRQREVETVEFNRDQGFGITLYVGQRKGSASTSASGPEAIRETVAAALAIAKHTSEDEASGLADASLMAKDLPDFDLFHAWDITPEQAIEQALACEAAAFAADSRIKNADGTTLSTHQGCRVYGNSHGFIGGYASTRHSLSCVMIAEANGQMQRDYWYDVNRQGQLLADPQSIGQRAAQRAASRLGARPVPTCEVPVLFSAELAGGLFGSFLGAISGGNLYRKSSFLEGALGQQLFPQWLTIDERPHLMRAMGSSAFDGDGLATYAKPFVKDGELVSYVLGTYSGRKLGMPSTANAGGVHNLFVTHGDEDQAALLRRMGRGLLVTELMGHGLNMVTGDYSRGAAGFWVENGEIQFAVQEVTIAGNLRDMFKQIVAVGSDLELRSNIRTGSVLIERMTVAGS; from the coding sequence ATGAGTGCAGCACAAAGCGTCGGCCCACAGGCTTTGCCGGCCCTGCAGGAGCAAGTCGAGCAGATTGTTGCCGAGGCCAAGCGCCAGGGGGCCAGTGCCTGCGAAGTGGCGGTGTCCCTGGAGCAGGGGCTGTCGACGTCGGTGCGCCAGCGGGAAGTGGAAACCGTGGAGTTCAACCGCGACCAGGGCTTTGGCATCACCCTTTATGTGGGGCAGCGCAAAGGCTCGGCCAGCACGTCCGCCAGCGGTCCGGAGGCCATTCGTGAAACCGTGGCCGCGGCTCTGGCGATTGCCAAGCACACTTCGGAAGATGAAGCTTCGGGCCTGGCCGATGCGTCCCTGATGGCCAAGGATCTGCCGGACTTCGATCTGTTCCATGCCTGGGACATCACCCCCGAGCAAGCCATCGAGCAGGCCCTGGCCTGCGAGGCGGCAGCCTTTGCCGCCGACAGCCGGATCAAGAATGCCGATGGCACCACCTTGAGCACCCACCAGGGGTGCCGGGTGTATGGCAACAGCCATGGTTTCATCGGCGGTTACGCCTCGACCCGCCATAGCCTGAGCTGCGTGATGATCGCCGAGGCCAACGGCCAGATGCAGCGTGACTACTGGTACGACGTCAATCGCCAGGGCCAGTTGCTGGCGGATCCGCAGAGCATTGGCCAGCGTGCGGCCCAGCGCGCGGCGAGCCGGCTGGGTGCCCGTCCGGTGCCGACCTGCGAAGTGCCGGTGCTGTTTTCCGCCGAACTGGCCGGCGGGCTGTTCGGCAGTTTTCTCGGGGCAATCTCCGGCGGCAACCTGTACCGCAAATCTTCGTTCCTTGAAGGCGCTCTGGGCCAGCAGCTGTTTCCCCAGTGGCTGACCATCGACGAGCGGCCGCACCTGATGCGCGCCATGGGCAGTTCGGCGTTCGATGGCGATGGCCTGGCCACCTATGCCAAGCCCTTCGTCAAGGACGGCGAGTTGGTGTCTTATGTGCTCGGCACTTATTCCGGGCGCAAACTGGGCATGCCCAGCACCGCCAATGCCGGCGGCGTGCACAACCTGTTCGTCACCCATGGCGATGAAGATCAGGCTGCGCTGTTGCGGCGCATGGGACGCGGCCTGCTGGTAACCGAGCTGATGGGCCATGGCCTGAACATGGTCACTGGCGACTACTCCCGTGGCGCGGCGGGCTTCTGGGTCGAGAACGGCGAGATCCAGTTCGCGGTGCAGGAAGTGACCATTGCCGGGAATTTGCGCGACATGTTCAAGCAGATCGTGGCCGTGGGCAGCGACCTGGAACTGCGCAGCAACATCCGCACCGGCTCGGTGCTGATCGAACGCATGACCGTCGCCGGCAGCTGA
- the yjgA gene encoding ribosome biogenesis factor YjgA, with protein sequence MVDSYDDSLDGEKSKSQVKRELHALVDLGERLTTLKPDLLNKLPLTDALRRALADAPKHVAHIARKRHLQFIGKLMRDQDTDAILQLLDQLDASTRQYNERFHNLERWRDRLIGGGDDVLEKFVNEYPDADRQQLRSLIRQAQHEVAHNKAPASSRKIFKYIRELDETQRGLR encoded by the coding sequence ATGGTTGATTCTTACGACGACTCCCTCGATGGGGAGAAAAGCAAATCCCAGGTCAAACGCGAGCTGCATGCTCTGGTTGATCTCGGCGAGCGCCTTACCACCCTCAAGCCCGACCTGCTGAACAAACTGCCTCTGACCGACGCCTTGCGCCGGGCTCTGGCGGATGCGCCCAAGCACGTCGCCCATATCGCCCGCAAACGCCACCTGCAATTCATCGGCAAGCTGATGCGGGACCAGGACACCGACGCGATTCTGCAACTGCTTGACCAACTCGATGCCTCCACCCGGCAGTACAACGAACGCTTCCATAACCTGGAACGTTGGCGTGATCGCCTGATCGGTGGCGGCGATGACGTCCTGGAAAAGTTCGTCAACGAGTACCCGGATGCCGATCGCCAACAGCTGCGTTCCCTGATCCGTCAGGCCCAGCATGAGGTGGCCCATAACAAGGCGCCGGCCTCCAGCCGTAAAATCTTCAAGTACATCCGCGAACTGGACGAGACTCAACGCGGCCTGCGCTGA
- a CDS encoding carbon-nitrogen hydrolase family protein encodes MSLAVIQMVSQSDVLANLQQARSLLERAAEGGARLAVLPENFAAMGRRDMAAIGRAEALGEGPILPWLKQTARDLRLWIVAGTLPLPPEHQPDAKSNACSLLVDDQGQWVARYDKLHLFDVDVADNRGRYRESDDYAHGNRVVVADTPVGRVGLTVCYDLRFPELYSELRAAGAELITAPSAFTAVTGAAHWEVLIRARAIETQCYVLAAAQGGVHPGPRETYGHAAIVDPWGRVLAQQDQGEAVLLAERDSSEQASIRARMPVFSHRRIFSQGVQRLA; translated from the coding sequence ATGTCTCTTGCGGTGATTCAAATGGTCAGCCAGAGCGATGTTCTGGCCAATCTGCAGCAGGCCCGCAGCCTGCTCGAACGCGCCGCCGAAGGTGGCGCCAGGCTGGCGGTGCTGCCGGAAAACTTCGCCGCCATGGGCCGCCGCGACATGGCCGCCATCGGTCGCGCCGAAGCCCTGGGCGAGGGACCGATCCTGCCGTGGTTGAAACAGACCGCCCGCGACCTCAGGTTATGGATTGTCGCCGGCACCCTGCCGCTGCCACCCGAGCATCAGCCCGATGCCAAGTCCAACGCCTGTTCGTTGCTGGTGGATGACCAGGGACAGTGGGTGGCGCGCTACGACAAGTTGCACCTGTTCGACGTCGACGTGGCCGACAATCGCGGCCGCTATCGCGAATCCGATGACTATGCTCATGGAAACCGCGTGGTGGTGGCGGATACGCCAGTAGGACGGGTAGGGCTGACGGTTTGCTATGACCTGCGCTTTCCCGAGCTGTACAGCGAGCTGCGCGCTGCCGGTGCCGAGTTGATTACCGCGCCTTCGGCGTTTACCGCGGTCACCGGTGCAGCCCACTGGGAGGTGCTGATCCGGGCCCGGGCCATCGAGACCCAGTGCTATGTACTGGCGGCAGCCCAGGGCGGCGTGCACCCGGGCCCGCGGGAAACCTACGGCCACGCGGCGATCGTCGACCCCTGGGGGCGAGTGCTGGCGCAGCAGGATCAAGGTGAGGCTGTGCTGTTGGCCGAGCGCGACAGCAGTGAACAGGCGTCCATCCGGGCGCGGATGCCGGTGTTCAGTCACCGGCGCATTTTCTCGCAAGGCGTTCAACGGCTTGCATAA
- a CDS encoding FagA protein: MSSALHEQPYLESWRWMSRQIRCALEPDEPRLIEHYLAEGRYLACCTSMSAWTVAETSFRLLIDTATDTALPWHWRSLCLDQAWRPLRDLERLSLCKCRLKRWQSHAWQLATVSLLPSIPLIELMQGFPDE, encoded by the coding sequence ATGAGTTCTGCCTTGCACGAGCAGCCCTACCTCGAAAGCTGGCGCTGGATGAGTCGCCAGATCCGTTGCGCGCTGGAGCCGGATGAGCCGCGTCTGATTGAGCACTACCTGGCCGAAGGGCGATATCTGGCGTGCTGCACCTCCATGTCGGCGTGGACCGTCGCTGAAACTTCCTTCCGTTTATTGATCGATACCGCCACCGATACCGCCTTGCCCTGGCACTGGCGCAGCCTGTGCCTGGACCAGGCCTGGCGCCCATTGCGCGATCTGGAGCGGTTGTCGTTGTGCAAGTGCCGGCTCAAGCGCTGGCAAAGCCATGCCTGGCAGTTGGCGACGGTGTCGCTGCTGCCTTCCATTCCCCTGATTGAACTGATGCAAGGATTTCCCGATGAGTAA
- a CDS encoding YhdP family protein: MERLIRLFATLTRWGLGLCALLLVVIALYVSLGRELTPLVAEYQAEVEAKVQKAVGLPVQIGSLEGRWSGLSPILLAHDVTVGDGANALRLDQVSVAPDMLGSLLARDLRIGRLELSGLSLSLKEGVDGQWQLQGLPMQQDQPMDPEQLLTRLQQVAELSLLDSQVTLLPQDHAPLALTYVGLNLRTGPSRQRLDLRLTLPDGQPLAVNLRTRIQAQAWRDAQAELYLSLPQSDWSRWLPARVTQQWKLSELKAGGELWLNWAKGGVQSAALRLNAPQLTGAYAERTPVTLKNLALNAFFQRSDQGLQVQLDSLALSLGETRWESRLQLQQTQAGDNREELWHLQADRLDLTPLTPILNALAPLPEGLATTIERLKVSGGLRNVLLDYRPQNTGDQRLSFAANLDRVGFDAYHGAPAARNVSGSISGDLGQGELRMDSKDFSLHLYPIFAKPWQYIQANATLTWKLDQQGFTLIAPYLKVLGEEGKIAGDFLIRLHFDHSQEDYMDLRVGLVEGDGRYTAKYLPQVLSPALDEWLRTAILKGAVDEGFFQYQGSLNHDAIEAARSISLFFKVHDAELAFQPGWPHLSKISGDVFVEDSGVRIVASKGQLLDTKVRDVFVNIPHVASGHSSHMLIDGSFAGGLGDGVKILQEAPIGTASTFAGWQGEGDLQGKLNLDIPLVKGEEPKIVVDFKTDKARLKLSEPSLELSQLKGDFRFDSSKGLSGEGISAQAFDRPVTAQIFADGKPGKPNTRVVAKGQVAIKKLTDWLQVSQPLPVSGELPYQLQLNLDGADSQLMVSSSLKGVAVDLPAPFGMSASTGRNSVFRMTLQGAERRYWFDYGELADFTFAAPSGKFGEGRGELFLGDGAALLPTSKGLRVRGILSELDVEPWKNLVDRYAGKDPGGSAKQLLSSADFKVGTLSAFGTRLDQVNLQLTRQPAAWTLQIDSQQAKGNVGIPDAKAAPMAINMQYVRLPAADPTAQADENAPDPLASVDPKNVPPLDIAIEQLFQGPDLIGRWALKVRPTAKGMSFNSLDLGLKGMQLQGEGGWEGQAGASNSWYRGRIGGKNLADVLKGWGFAPTVTSEDFHLDVDGRWPGSPAWVGLKRYSGSLDATLRKGQFVEVEGGAQALRVFGLLNFNSIGRRLRLDFSDLFGKGLSYDRVRGVLVASNGVYVTREPITLTGPSSNLELNGTLDMVADQVDAKLLVTLPVTNNLPIAALIVGAPAVGGALFLIDKLIGDRVARFASVKYNVKGPWKEPKITFDKPF; encoded by the coding sequence ATGGAGCGGCTGATCCGTCTGTTCGCCACGCTGACTCGCTGGGGCCTGGGCCTCTGCGCGTTGCTGTTGGTGGTGATTGCCCTGTACGTCAGTCTGGGTCGGGAGCTGACGCCGTTGGTGGCCGAATACCAGGCCGAGGTCGAAGCCAAGGTGCAAAAGGCCGTGGGCTTGCCGGTGCAGATCGGCAGCCTGGAGGGGCGTTGGAGCGGCTTGTCACCGATCCTGCTGGCCCACGATGTGACGGTGGGCGACGGGGCCAATGCCCTGCGCCTGGACCAGGTCAGCGTGGCCCCTGACATGCTCGGCAGTCTGTTGGCCCGGGACCTGCGCATCGGGCGCCTGGAACTCAGTGGCCTGAGCCTGAGCCTCAAGGAAGGCGTGGACGGCCAGTGGCAATTGCAAGGCCTGCCGATGCAGCAGGACCAGCCCATGGATCCGGAGCAACTGCTGACCCGCTTGCAGCAAGTCGCCGAACTCTCCTTGCTGGACAGCCAGGTCACCTTGCTGCCGCAGGATCATGCGCCGCTGGCCCTGACCTATGTCGGCCTCAACCTGCGCACCGGCCCCAGTCGCCAGCGTCTTGACCTGCGCCTGACCCTGCCGGATGGGCAGCCCCTGGCCGTCAACCTGCGCACGCGGATTCAGGCGCAGGCATGGCGCGACGCCCAGGCCGAGCTGTACCTGAGCCTGCCGCAAAGCGACTGGTCGCGCTGGCTGCCGGCGCGTGTCACTCAGCAATGGAAACTCTCCGAACTCAAGGCCGGCGGCGAGCTGTGGCTGAACTGGGCCAAGGGTGGCGTGCAGAGCGCCGCGCTGCGCCTGAACGCGCCCCAGCTCACTGGCGCCTATGCCGAGCGGACGCCGGTCACCCTGAAGAACCTGGCGTTGAACGCCTTCTTTCAGCGCAGCGATCAGGGCCTGCAGGTGCAACTCGACTCCCTGGCGCTGAGCCTTGGCGAGACTCGTTGGGAATCGCGCCTGCAACTGCAGCAAACCCAGGCCGGCGACAACCGCGAAGAACTCTGGCATCTGCAGGCCGATCGCCTGGACCTGACGCCGCTCACGCCGATCCTCAATGCCCTGGCCCCTCTGCCGGAAGGCCTGGCCACCACCATCGAGCGCTTGAAGGTCAGCGGCGGGCTGCGCAACGTGCTGCTCGACTATCGTCCGCAGAACACCGGCGACCAGCGCCTGAGCTTTGCCGCCAACCTGGATCGGGTCGGCTTCGACGCCTATCACGGCGCTCCGGCGGCCCGCAATGTCAGCGGCAGCATCAGCGGCGACCTGGGGCAGGGCGAGCTGCGCATGGACAGCAAGGATTTCTCCTTGCACCTGTATCCGATCTTCGCCAAGCCCTGGCAGTACATCCAGGCCAACGCGACCTTGACCTGGAAACTGGACCAGCAAGGTTTCACCCTGATCGCTCCGTACCTCAAGGTGCTGGGGGAAGAGGGCAAGATTGCCGGCGATTTCCTGATCCGGCTGCACTTCGACCACAGCCAGGAAGACTACATGGACCTGCGGGTCGGCCTGGTGGAGGGCGATGGCCGCTACACCGCCAAGTACCTGCCCCAGGTGCTCAGCCCAGCGCTGGATGAATGGCTGCGCACGGCGATTCTCAAGGGCGCGGTGGATGAGGGCTTCTTCCAGTACCAGGGCTCGCTGAACCATGACGCCATCGAAGCGGCCCGTAGCATCAGCCTGTTCTTCAAGGTGCATGACGCCGAATTGGCCTTCCAGCCAGGCTGGCCGCACCTGAGCAAGATCAGTGGCGATGTGTTCGTCGAAGACAGTGGCGTGCGCATCGTCGCCAGCAAGGGCCAGCTGTTGGATACCAAGGTGCGGGATGTCTTCGTCAACATTCCTCATGTGGCCAGCGGGCACAGCAGCCACATGCTGATCGACGGCAGTTTTGCCGGCGGCCTGGGCGACGGAGTGAAGATCCTGCAGGAGGCGCCGATCGGCACCGCCTCGACCTTTGCCGGCTGGCAGGGCGAGGGCGATCTGCAGGGCAAGCTGAATCTGGACATCCCGCTGGTCAAGGGCGAAGAGCCGAAGATCGTGGTGGATTTCAAGACCGACAAGGCGCGCCTCAAGCTCAGTGAGCCGTCGCTGGAGTTGAGTCAGCTCAAGGGCGACTTCCGCTTTGACAGCAGCAAGGGGCTCAGTGGCGAGGGCATCAGTGCCCAGGCCTTCGACCGGCCGGTGACCGCGCAGATTTTCGCCGATGGCAAGCCTGGCAAGCCCAATACGCGGGTGGTGGCCAAGGGGCAGGTGGCAATCAAGAAACTCACCGATTGGCTGCAGGTCAGCCAGCCGTTGCCGGTATCTGGCGAGCTGCCCTATCAGTTGCAACTGAACCTCGATGGCGCCGACAGCCAGTTGATGGTCAGTTCCAGTCTCAAGGGGGTGGCGGTGGACCTGCCGGCACCGTTCGGCATGAGCGCCAGTACTGGCCGCAACAGTGTGTTCCGCATGACCCTGCAAGGGGCCGAGCGTCGCTACTGGTTCGATTACGGCGAGCTGGCCGACTTCACCTTCGCCGCCCCCAGCGGCAAGTTCGGCGAGGGCCGTGGCGAACTGTTTCTCGGTGACGGCGCGGCCTTGCTGCCCACCAGCAAAGGGCTGCGGGTGCGGGGGATCTTGTCCGAGCTGGATGTCGAGCCCTGGAAGAACCTGGTGGACCGCTATGCGGGGAAGGACCCGGGGGGCAGCGCCAAGCAGTTGCTCAGCAGTGCTGACTTCAAGGTCGGAACCCTCAGCGCCTTTGGCACTCGCCTGGATCAGGTCAACCTGCAGCTGACCCGGCAGCCCGCCGCCTGGACGTTGCAGATTGACAGCCAGCAGGCCAAGGGCAATGTCGGCATCCCCGATGCCAAGGCGGCGCCGATGGCGATCAATATGCAGTACGTGCGTTTGCCGGCCGCGGACCCTACGGCGCAAGCCGACGAGAATGCACCCGATCCGCTGGCTTCGGTGGACCCCAAGAATGTGCCGCCGCTGGATATCGCCATCGAGCAGCTGTTCCAGGGCCCGGACCTGATCGGCCGCTGGGCGCTCAAGGTGCGTCCTACCGCCAAGGGCATGAGCTTCAACAGCCTGGACCTGGGGCTCAAGGGCATGCAGCTGCAAGGCGAAGGTGGTTGGGAAGGCCAGGCCGGTGCCAGCAATAGCTGGTACCGCGGGCGCATTGGTGGCAAGAACCTGGCCGACGTGCTCAAGGGCTGGGGCTTTGCACCCACGGTGACCAGCGAAGACTTTCATCTGGATGTTGACGGGCGCTGGCCCGGCTCGCCGGCCTGGGTCGGCCTCAAGCGCTACTCCGGCAGCCTGGACGCAACATTGCGCAAGGGCCAGTTCGTTGAAGTCGAGGGCGGCGCCCAGGCGCTACGGGTATTCGGCCTGCTGAACTTCAACTCCATCGGCCGGCGCCTGCGCCTGGACTTCTCCGATCTGTTCGGCAAGGGGTTGAGCTACGACCGGGTGCGTGGCGTGCTGGTGGCAAGTAACGGTGTCTATGTCACCCGCGAACCCATCACGCTGACCGGGCCGTCGAGCAATCTGGAGCTCAATGGCACCCTGGACATGGTGGCCGATCAGGTGGACGCCAAGTTGCTGGTGACCTTGCCGGTGACCAACAACCTGCCGATCGCCGCACTGATTGTCGGCGCGCCGGCGGTGGGTGGGGCGCTGTTCCTCATCGACAAGCTGATCGGTGACCGCGTGGCGCGCTTCGCCAGCGTCAAGTACAACGTCAAGGGGCCGTGGAAAGAGCCGAAAATCACCTTCGACAAGCCGTTTTGA
- the tldD gene encoding metalloprotease TldD — MSGLLSSVSEHLLAPGGVTIESLQGVLGDLAGPGIDAADLYFQGQISESWSLEDGIVKEGSFNLDQGVGVRAQSGEKTGFAYSNAITLEALGLAARAARSISRAGQNGTVQAFSTQDVAQLYAPDNPLEVISRAEKVELLKRVDAATRALDPRIQQVSVSMAGVWERILVASTDGGLAADVRPLVRFNVSVIVEQNGRRERGGHGGGGRTDYRYFLSEDRAMGYAREALRQALVNLEAIPAPAGTLPVVLGSGWSGVLLHEAVGHGLEGDFNRKGSSAYSGRMGEMVASRLCTIVDDGTLAGRRGSLSVDDEGTPTECTTLIENGVLKGYMQDKLNARLMGVARTGNGRRESYAHLPMPRMTNTYMLGGESDPAEIIASVKKGIYCANLGGGQVDITSGKFVFSTSEAYLIEDGKITAPVKGATLIGNGPEAMSRVSMVGNDLSLDSGVGTCGKDGQSVPVGVGQPTLKIDAITVGGTGA; from the coding sequence ATGAGCGGGTTGTTGTCCTCAGTCAGTGAACATCTTCTAGCCCCTGGCGGCGTGACCATCGAAAGCCTGCAGGGCGTGCTGGGGGATCTGGCCGGCCCGGGCATCGACGCCGCCGACCTGTATTTCCAGGGGCAGATTTCCGAGTCCTGGTCCCTGGAAGACGGGATCGTCAAGGAAGGCAGTTTCAACCTTGATCAGGGGGTTGGGGTGCGCGCGCAGTCCGGTGAGAAGACCGGCTTTGCCTACAGCAACGCCATCACCCTGGAAGCCCTGGGCCTCGCCGCCCGAGCGGCGCGTTCGATTTCCCGGGCCGGGCAGAACGGCACGGTGCAGGCGTTCTCGACCCAGGACGTGGCTCAGCTGTACGCGCCGGACAATCCGCTGGAGGTCATCAGCCGCGCCGAGAAGGTTGAGCTGCTCAAGCGTGTTGACGCCGCGACCCGGGCCCTGGATCCGCGTATCCAGCAGGTTAGCGTGAGCATGGCCGGGGTCTGGGAGCGAATCCTGGTGGCTTCCACCGACGGCGGCCTGGCGGCGGATGTACGGCCGTTGGTGCGCTTCAACGTCAGTGTCATCGTCGAGCAGAACGGTCGCCGCGAGCGCGGTGGCCACGGTGGTGGCGGGCGGACCGATTACCGCTATTTCCTCAGCGAGGACCGGGCCATGGGCTATGCCCGTGAAGCGTTGCGCCAGGCCCTGGTCAATCTGGAAGCGATTCCGGCACCGGCCGGCACCTTGCCGGTGGTGCTGGGCTCCGGCTGGTCCGGAGTGCTGCTGCACGAAGCCGTGGGCCATGGCCTGGAGGGCGACTTCAACCGCAAGGGCAGTTCGGCGTACAGCGGGCGCATGGGCGAAATGGTGGCCTCCAGGCTTTGCACCATCGTCGACGACGGCACCCTGGCCGGGCGCCGTGGTTCCCTGAGCGTGGACGACGAAGGCACCCCGACCGAATGCACCACGCTGATCGAGAACGGCGTGCTCAAGGGCTACATGCAGGACAAGCTCAACGCCCGCCTGATGGGCGTGGCCCGTACCGGCAACGGGCGGCGCGAATCCTATGCCCACCTGCCCATGCCGCGCATGACCAACACCTACATGCTGGGGGGCGAAAGCGACCCGGCGGAAATCATTGCTTCGGTGAAGAAGGGCATCTACTGCGCCAACCTCGGCGGCGGCCAGGTGGACATCACCAGCGGCAAGTTCGTGTTCTCCACCAGCGAGGCCTACCTGATCGAAGATGGCAAGATCACCGCACCGGTCAAGGGCGCGACCCTGATCGGCAACGGACCCGAGGCCATGAGCCGGGTGTCGATGGTGGGCAATGACTTGTCCCTGGACAGCGGCGTCGGTACCTGTGGCAAGGATGGGCAATCGGTGCCGGTGGGCGTCGGCCAGCCAACCCTGAAGATCGATGCGATCACCGTGGGTGGCACTGGGGCATAG